The following are from one region of the Magallana gigas chromosome 6, xbMagGiga1.1, whole genome shotgun sequence genome:
- the LOC105346791 gene encoding cyclic GMP-AMP synthase-like receptor 2 isoform X2, with protein MYTKLSESVYLGMCHKIGTPKVVAFRRDIVDILELLENQGHVWRSMRSGSDREGFRLHGSDVDTMYWSPNHRVIWDFSQSEYYNIHRQRLILCDSSESPAGFTLLWLPLERALKIVLSSCVRMNGGLYISSSKYREITHTLLSPDDTIHGPCSSGTHGSLEFDSAYCFVSDFWPPSAASWIDRCHSWPPPHVVNDIVRNGCHFVAIGHKLGNHEDNEWRISFSQAEYKLVYSMNHTQFLTYGLLKLFLKEIINNALGDEDKLLCSYHMKTAVFWAIQQNTLPQWCPQNLLSGFWVCFKLLLKWVYKGISPNFFIPENNMFLSKIHGQAQTSLFRRLHGLYEKGIALLLHSPSIRSSIIDVLCNPRLTVCTDEHTLISEAEFDVELFVEIDRNDALQTSDQQNCMKILHTIEQLIYSPLTQYQAVILQKRTATILQRTAFILHNMYTNIGVNKQMYIADKMSCHMLKLAAKFGCISDMLYIAMYYYKTLRYREALSVVEMTKVKLAQPYLMYIYMYVDRERYTEAVGGQSWSTKIRQAVAHDIRLHNKKCYINELLPEQQSALQNRTPTLYIPVFVMLHFLEFLCYRHIDTTLSQAALDELQVLVHHDQGLFILDVSWEILGICQQMAGNLQAALYSYQQSLRQEPFHKILTATTQRIHELQF; from the coding sequence AATTGTCAGAGTCAGTGTATTTGGGGATGTGTCACAAGATTGGGACCCCAAAAGTGGTGGCCTTTAGGAGAGATATAGTGGATATCTTGGAGCTGTTGGAGAATCAAGGTCATGTGTGGAGATCAATGAGGAGTGGAAGCGACAGAGAAGGATTCAGATTACATGGATCAGACGTAGACACTATGTACTGGTCACCTAACCACAGAGTGATCTGGGACTTCTCTCAGTCTGAGTATTACAACATACACAGACAGAGACTGATTCTCTGTGACAGTTCTGAGAGTCCAGCAGGATTTACGTTACTTTGGTTACCATTGGAAAGAGCTTTAAAGATAGTGTTGTCATCGTGTGTGAGAATGAATGGGGGACTCTATATATCAAGTTCTAAATACAGAGAGATAACTCATACTTTATTAAGTCCTGATGATACAATACATGGACCATGTAGCAGTGGAACACATGGTTCACTAGAATTCGATTCCGCTTATTGTTTTGTCAGTGATTTTTGGCCCCCCTCTGCCGCCTCATGGATAGACAGATGTCACTCATGGCCCCCACCCCATGTTGTCAATGACATTGTTAGAAATGGATGTcactttgtagcaataggacacAAACTAGGAAACCATGAAGACAACGAATGGAGAATTTCTTTCTCTCAGGCAGAATACAAACTTGTGTACTCAATGAATCACACACAGTTCTTAACTTATGGTTTACTGAAATTGTTCTTAAAGGAAATAATTAACAATGCATTAGGAGATGAAGATAAACTACTGTGTTCCTACCACATGAAAACAGCTGTTTTTTGGGCCATTCAACAAAACACTCTACCTCAGTGGTGTCCACAAAATCTCCTGTCCGGTTTCTGGGTCTGCTTCAAACTTCTCCTTAAATGGGTGTATAAAGGAATTAGTCCAAACTTTTTCATTCCAGAAAACaacatgtttctgagtaaaatcCATGGCCAAGCACAAACAAGTTTATTCAGGCGACTGCATGGGTTGTATGAGAAGGGTATAGCATTGCTGCTACACAGTCCCTCCATCAGGTCCTCTATCATTGATGTCCTCTGTAATCCCAGACTCACGGTGTGTACTGATGAACACACTCTGATCTCTGAGGCTGAGTTTGATGTAGAATTATTTGTTGAGATAGATAGGAATGATGCACTACAAACATCAGACCAACAGAACTGTATGAAGATCCTACACACAATAGAACAGTTGATATATTCTCCCCTGACACAATATCAAGCTGTAATTTTACAGAAACGTACAGCCACCATCCTTCAGCGTACTGCTtttatattacacaacatgtacACTAACATAGGTGTCAACAAACAGATGTATATTGCAGACAAAATGTCCTGTCACATGCTGAAATTAGCAGCCAAGTTTGGGTGTATTTCTGACATGTTGTAcattgccatgtattattacaagacactcagatacagggaagctttatctgttgtagagatgacaaaggtcaagttagcacagccatatctgatgtatatatacatgtatgtagacaGAGAGAGGTATACTGAGGCTGTAGGGGGACAGTCCTGGTCTACAAAGATCAGACAGGCTGTAGCACATGATATCAGACTTCACAATAAAAAGTGTTATATCAATGAACTATTACCAGAACAACAGTCTGCTCTACAGAACAGAACACCTACATTATATATCCCAGTGTTTGTAATGTTACACTTCCTAGAGTTCTTGTGTTACAGACACATTGATACAACATTATCACAAGCAGCTCTAGATGAGCTACAGGTCCTAGTCCACCATGATCAGGGACTGTTTATATTAGACGTCTCCTGGGAGATCTtggggatctgtcaacagatgGCAGGGAACCTCCAGGCTGCCTTGTATTCATACCAACAGTCACTCAGACAAGAACCATTCCATAAAATACTTACTGCTACCACACAGAGAATCCATGAGTTACAATTTTAA